Genomic window (Magnolia sinica isolate HGM2019 chromosome 10, MsV1, whole genome shotgun sequence):
agaaaggagaagaagaaaagagagtaatccggccatgggggtaaggccccaccactaatgggccctcccaagagtgaatcatactcatacaactacattgattgtacatgcaacataaaatcactacatgcatgatctataattgctatggatggttgggatgtcatcccaacatgatccttagggtctagatgaccttaagatggagtggattattaaatacatcatgatggggtccatggagaatggccccatcatgaatcatgacatgcatgtaggatgggccaaagggccacatccatgggatcaaatgggatccccaccatggattggtgggtcccatatgatccatctagaaagaaaaataagatcaaagggtagaaaagaagatcaacaattataatcacccaccttaatggatcccactccaagcttacatcaatcttctcttcatgctccaagggacatgtttcaatgggtgagatggattgttgaaggttagatgggaggggatttgagggagaaggggctggagaagagaggaagatggaagggaagttgctagggaagaagagaagagagagagagaaatgagagggaaagagagagagagagacttttaagacttgtaatgatgagctctctctctcctaggcaatgatggtggcctatggtgatattaacaaggcttagggtcatagcctttctagaaatctcagcctagggtgaaatgatggcatggaaaaatgtgcaacccatggtgaggtccaccaatcatgcaatcaatggcccatatcgatcaatgATTATAACTTGAGACgtacatatcggattaacgcacgggatgcggcgttggaatcgcggcgaccaGACGgatgcaatggcataggtcttgggtcaaccCGAGTCGGGTTTACATGACCGAACTTAAGGgtaaccgcaaacactatccgaaggtcgcgggtcaccgaaatttgaccggtaggaccgcgggaccaaaatgaacgaaatgcatactcacacacacatgcacacaagcgaactcgggtcaAGTCTCACAATCTATTACATCGGGAAAAGGGAGAAGCTTTTCTGGAGGACCCTTTTTACCCTTTTCAAACTTTCCATTTGCAAGTTTTGAAAACCCCTATATCAATGGATATGCTTGGACGCATTTTTAATGGATCAGGAAGACCGATAGACAATGGTCCTCCTGTATTTCCTGAGGCTTACTTGGATATTTCAAGTGAGTTATTTCAAGGGAGCTGATGGATTTGAAATCATCAATTATCATTCTTTAAGACCTGAAATGCATATTCTTTATGAACAAGTAGTAAGCTCGGCTGTTCTATTGCAGGAAGTGCAATCAACCCTAGAGAGAGAACCTATCCTGAAGAGATGATCCAGACGGGGATATTTACGATTGATGTCATGAACTCCATCGCCCGTGGACAGAAGATTCCTCTCTTCTCTGCTGCTGGGCTTCCTCATAATGAAATAGCCGCCCAGATTTGTCATCAGGCTGGTCTAGTGAAGCGATTAGAGAAGTCTGTAAATCTCATGGAGGTAAACCCAATACATCCAAATCCTTAGTATGGACAACTGAGAAATTGAACATTGGCAATTTCTATAGTTCTGTAATTGGTTTTAGTCTCATAATCCAATCTGAACAAGTAGCAAAAGGAGTGTACTTTTTCTTAATAATTCACTTGAATAGAAAATTTTAACCAAagtaaatgaaaatgaaaaaaaaaataaaaaatcagtcaTAAGTTCACTTGCAAATTTCCTCTCTAAGTGTGCTGGTTAGCTGATGGAAATATGGGTCGAGTCCAAATCATTGCCAAATGTTTAAATTTTGTTGCAATGACCCGTGATATTTTCTAACTTGCAAAACTTAAATGCTCTAGCGAAATGTTGATTAATTTACAATTgcaatttctttttaattttcaatgATGTGACAATTGAAAAACGACatggcaattttattttttttggccttcaagttttttttaatataatttaaaaaaaaaagaattatgtGAGGGTGCAAACTTTTCGAGTGATATGGATTTTCttaatcatttttattaattgaCAGGATGGAGTGGAGGACAATTTTGCCATTGTTTTTGCAGCTATGGGAGTCAACATGGAGACAGCTCAGTTCTTCAAacgtgattttgaagaaaatggttcAATGAAGAGAGTGACCCTTTTTCTAAACCTGGTATCGTGATTAGCTTTAATATAACCCATTATCATGGTGTTTATATTATTATTACTGTATTAGCCATTGACCATCTTATGTTTACTTCAATTGGTGCTGATTAATGAAAAGATGCTGATTAGTTGTTGGGTTGAAACTTGCTTTTCTTGATGTCTGCTTGTATTGTTGCTTACATAATGCCTCCATTCAGTAATAGGATTGTTCAAAGTGGCTTGGCCTCGAACACTTACAAGTACATTTTAGATACTCATAAGTAGGTTCATATAATTTACTTACATTAAGTTCATGCAACAAACAAAATAAGCTTATATATTGCCCACTTCCTACTCAGTTCATATcaatgaagaaaaataatcatttaatatgaaatttgacaaagaggAAACTAGATGAGTATATAGATAAACAGATTTTGGCTCAGGGGATTGAAGTGATTTGTTAGACAAGATCTACATTAGCTGACTAAAGTCAATCTACAGCAGGTCATTATGGTTTCAATGTTTACGTCACTACTTGATGGGTTTCTACAAGAATTGAcctttaaaatttattaatatcTGATAGTTATCGGCTTCTGATACTTTCATGACTTGTTTTCACAGTCACATTTTACTGTCTTATAATTATatgctttgctctctctctctctctctctctctctctctctctctctctctctctctctctctctctctctctctctctctctctcagcaattGATCTATTTCCATTGCTACAACACTAATTTCTTTTTGGATTTTTATAATTTGGTTGATCTTCCCATGATTCTTTTAActtttgcagtttttttttttttttttttttttggcttaaatCCAAATTGTAGTCACAtgtattttgaaatataaaatatcttagaAAATGATCTTTTTGGAcatttttaggttccctctctTAAATTATAGAATAAATGGCTTGAATTATTCAGGATGTTTTTTGAATCAAGAATAGTCCGcaatttaaaaattgatgaatctGGCAAATGCAGCCTGTTTCTCTTATAATGTTTTCCTTTTGCCTGTCAACAGATGTTATCATGCATTTATTtccaagtggataaaataaaaaatttgatgtcCTGGTTTGTGTCCTTTATATATGTGGACATACTAATGCATCTTTCCCACATGGTAGTGAAGCAATCATTTATGGAAAAATTGAAATCCctcataatttgaaaaaaaaaaaaaatttgaccaaaaaagattgaaaattaaataattttgACATTCTTGTGTCATTTGTACTATTTAGGTACCAATTCTCTTGGAGGCTTATATTAGGGTTTTTGCCCAAATGTATCTTTGGTTCATATTTTACTACAAGtcatccaattttttattttttatttttgaataagAATTTTAGGCTGAAGGTCAATTTGATAGATATCTACATGAGTATTTTAATTGCTTGAGATCTAATTAGGAGATTTGccttccatccaggtgggccacaactctatAAGTCACATTGGAGAATCTCCTTGAAGATAGATAATTCCATTGAATACAACGAACTTCCCATCATTTGTATTGGATGATAGGTTGCAGATGCTGGTTATGATAGACAGGGTGTTGCTGATCATACAAATAATCTAGCTTAAAAAATTCATAGTAACTTGACCAATTCAATGGTCTACCATGGAATGTATCATTGGCAAAATGAAGGTGGGAAATCTAAAAATCTGCATGCTCCACCATCAAATTTCGACTGTTGTTtcaattttttcatttttgtctGTTTACAAACCATCAGTTAAGAAAACAGTTAAGAAAAAGATGCAAGAAcagtccatggtttggtgagctAGGCTGTTGATCCAAGCCTGCTACGGATGTGCTGCAAACAAATCATTAAGAAAATGCTGCAACAATATTCCATGTATGCAACAATAAGACTTTCTACAAACTGGTAGAAGTCTATTGCCAAAGAAATTTGTGTAAGTGTCATTTGGTTCTGAAATTTCAATTTCTTTATTTCACCTAATGTTCAGTCTTAAAATCACAATGTTTCTAGGAAAAAACTCCTTTGTTAGCTACATTGTACTTTGTGCTCTTTGCCTCCCGATATAAAGCAATTGTTgtaatttctccatttctctgtGTGCTGTCTTCACTATAACTTAGCTGCACTGGTCCTTTGCAATACTATTGTTTGGTTTTTGGCTTTTTGCTAATCCTTTGCTTTTTAAGATGACTCAACATTAGGGAGATAAATGGACCATCCTTGAAACCATaatgataattttgtttaaaaatcttaaccatttatttttataagctGGCTTATTGTCATTTGGTCATGTTTCTATTCTTAATAACTTCTCTGAACTCTGATCAGGTACACGAATCCTTGACTTCAGGTCCTTCTTATGCTATTGACATAACAAGGGAGGTACACATTTTCCTTGAAAGTATGATACATGAGCCTAGTTCATTTTTCTCAAATtccatgtatgatagtgatgttaattttttgtttttgtgttacCATTTTACATTTGAACCATGACCATATGCAATCTGAGGTGTGGGGAGGCTCATGAGGTTCCTTGGAGATCTTTCT
Coding sequences:
- the LOC131257483 gene encoding V-type proton ATPase subunit B 1-like, with the translated sequence MDMLGRIFNGSGRPIDNGPPVFPEAYLDISRSAINPRERTYPEEMIQTGIFTIDVMNSIARGQKIPLFSAAGLPHNEIAAQICHQAGLVKRLEKSVNLMEDGVEDNFAIVFAAMGVNMETAQFFKRDFEENGSMKRVTLFLNLVS